A single region of the Lates calcarifer isolate ASB-BC8 linkage group LG3, TLL_Latcal_v3, whole genome shotgun sequence genome encodes:
- the LOC108900436 gene encoding homeodomain-interacting protein kinase 3, whose protein sequence is MYLPEFLRFNFNLKHFFKHFFKTSVTPAASLALSSQQQVSHLTMASNMVPTLPAQDDQLVTGCRLTSRSCVYTVQSFLGQGTFGKVAKCTRMDDMRTVAVKMIKNQGSHAMLAHLEVATLMKLRSLHLDKSITVEWNDVFFDRGHICLEFEHLDKSLYDFMEERYFQPLLLREIRPIVQQLANALNHLKAAEIIHADLKLENVMLVNHLQEPYRVKVIDFGLACNTSAARPGSYIQSRAYRAPEIILGLPFTEAIDMWSLGCLAATMYLGALLYPGSSQYDMMRYIIETQGQPPDHLLTFGYNTSSFFQRDYNSTTSHWKLKTPDQFHRETGIEPKETRRFKFTSLDQLLHVRVINPDNAADKIAEIHDALMFVAMVKEMLQLDAAQRITPRQVLEHDFISIRHIANIYSFSHYVRSCYDIMGVCQSKAPTSDSENAACSSLQQPPSMTTYTVQQNPPTPAEGSSLDQPHCINPHPGTSTQTTSSDRSGMKRKVDEEDGNKTSSVSKSVKSISDDCQQSHAAPTSSNSSQTQSLVRSGIKRKMADDEHQNNQKMKGRHNERPDDNRKRFHKSSAGPSTSGCSSKTQSCVSPRVKRKMARGEDSDTDYDNRSERERKRARKCNAGTSTRSDRRNNPADDHHRQHHSARPSSCTQTESQARSGLKRKAADDEDLQPRKRTADSRSDDARQKSVVRLEEERRRGARHISKRRTTDHRQDQRTRGRSRRH, encoded by the exons ATGTATTTGCCTGAATTTCTTCGCTTTAACTTcaatttaaaacacttttttaaacattttttcaagacatcAGTGACACCAGCTGCTTCACTTG CTTTGAgctcacagcagcaggtgtcCCATCTCACGATGGCCTCCAACATGGTCCCCACTCTACCTGCCCAGGATGACCAGTTAGTCACTGGATGCAGGCTCACCTCCAGATCCTGTGTCTACACAGTGCAGTCTTTCCTGGGGCAGGGCACCTTTGGCAAAGTTGCCAAATGCACAAGGATGGATGATATGAGGACTGTGGCCGTCAAAATGATCAAGAACCAGGGATCTCATGCCATGCTGGCACACCTGGAG GTGGCAACCCTGATGAAACTCCGATCGCTGCATCTGGACAAAAGCATCACCGTTGAATGGAACGATGTGTTCTTTGACAGAGGACACATTTGCCTGGAGTTTGAGCACCTGGATAAGAGTCTTTATGATTTCATGGAGGAGAGATATTTCCAACCTCTCCTTCTGAGAGAGATCAGACCCATTGTCCAGCAG CTCGCCAACGCGCTCAACCATTTGAAGGCTGCTGAGATAATACATGCAGACCTCAAGCTGGAAAACGTGATGTTGGTTAATCATCTGCAGGAGCCGTACAGAGTCAAAGTGATTGACTTTGGCCTGGCGTGTAACACGTCAGCTGCCAGGCCGGGCTCATACATTCAGAGCCGTGCATACCG GGCTCCAGAGATTATTTTGGGTCTCCCTTTCACAGAGGCCATTGATATGTGGTCTCTGGGCTGTTTGGCAGCCACCATGTACCTCGGCGCTCTGCTCTACCCTGGCAGCAGTCAGTATGATATG ATGAGATACATAATAGAGACTCAGGGTCAGCCACCAGATCATCTGCTCACCTTTGGATACAACACCAGCTCTTTCTTCCAGAGAGACTACAACTCCACCACCAGTCACTGGAAACTCAAG ACACCAGATCAGttccacagagagacagggatCGAGCCAAAAGAGACCAGGAGGTTCAAGTTCACCTCTCTGGATCAGCTCCTTCAT GTCCGGGTCATCAATCCTGATAATGCTGCGGATAAAATTGCAGAAATCCATGACGCCCTGATGTTTGTGGCCATGGTGAAGGAAATGCTTCAGCTGGATGCCGCCCAACGGATTACGCCTCGTCAAGTGCTGGAGCATGACTTCATCAGCATACGCCATATTGCCAACATTTACTCCTTCAGCCACTA TGTCAGGTCCTGCTATGACATAATGGGAGTCTGTCAGAGCAAAGCCCCGACTTCTGACAGTGAGAACGCTGCATGTTCGTCACTGCAGCAGCCCCCGTCCATGACCACCTACACCGTCCAGCAGAATCCTCCTACACCGGCTGAGGGGAGCAGCCTGGACCAGCCCCACTGCATCAACCCACATCCCGGCACCAGCACCCAGACCACCAGTTCAGATAGGTcagggatgaagaggaaggtTGACGAAGAAGATGGAAACAAAACCTCTTCTGTGTCCAAAAGTGTCAAGTCCATATCGGATGATTGTCAGCAAAG CCACGCAGCTCCGACCAGTTCCAACAGCAGCCAGACCCAAAGTCTGGTCAGGTCAGGCATTAAAAGGAAGATGGCTGATGATGAACatcaaaacaatcaaaaaatgaaagGTCGCCACAATGAAAGGCCAGATGACAACAGGAAGAGGTTCCACAAAAGCTCTGCAGGTCCATCCacctcaggctgcagcagcaagaCCCAGAGTTGTGTCTCACCAAGGGTTAAGAGAAAGATGGCTCGTGGTGAAGACTCAGACACTGACTATGACAACAGGTCAGAACgtgagaggaagagagccaGAAAATGCAATGCAGGTACATCTACCAGATCTGACCGGAGGAACAACCCAGCCGATGACCACCACCGCCAGCACCACAGTGCACGTCCTTCAAGCTGCACTCAGACCGAGAGCCAGGCTCGGTCAggactgaaaagaaaagcagcgGATGATGAAGATCTCCAGCCCAGAAAAAGAACCGCTGATTCCAGGTCAGATGATGCCAGACAGAAGTCTGTGGTGCGTTTAGAGGAGGAAcgaaggagaggag CACGTCACATCAGCAAGAGGAGGACAACCGACCACAGACAGGACCAGAGGACCCGTGGGCGTAGCCGTCGACATTAG